Below is a genomic region from Ciona intestinalis chromosome 14, KH, whole genome shotgun sequence.
TTTTTGCTATTGTTGTTATTGGCAGTAAGCCAACATCTCCTATTGTGTCGTGCATCATTGTGTCGCAATGACAGAAAACATGGAATTTTTTTCTGAGAGCAGTATTAATGTGTGACTTTGGTGCAAAacgtaaaatataaaaaagcttGTTAAAGCACAGCAGGGCGATCTTTATAGGCACAAAATGAGAGGCGTGTAATTTAAGTACAAGACAGCAGGTACAAGGTGTAAAATACAACACCCGTGCGGCCGTGCCATAACAACTGACATTGCCCAACCACataaggataaacaagttacataattTCATTCTATACCACACTTATTTCATTGATTATAAAATAGCTAGATAACAACAGAAATCAAAACGAATACTTACAACAGAATTTTAACACAGTGGCCAACTGGATTCATCCCAAATCTGTACACAGTGCTGGAGTTTGAACTCGTATCAAATATTGCAACATTTTTCCTTCTTCTTAACCTAACTGCTGCTGTCCCAATGTCTGGAAGGTTTGGCTTCATGCAGTCAGGTCTTTTCCCATCTGCACTGTAATAATGTGTGTATGATAACACaatagtaacatacatggtaactcgtaagctggcacgaggtgttaaacctgtgttataaagactgctgttttccggccactcgaggataaagtaagttacatttattcattcattaatctgtatatatgtgtttagTGTGCAAGTTTCAGTGTATACCACTTTacttatcacccacaaagcaacatacatggtaactcgtaagctggcacgaggcgtatgaacacccgtgttataacgactgttgttttctggccatgAAAAAGTATGCACATAGTGTACATTGAAATAGGTAGATCAACCATAAAAATACTGCTATACATGTTTAACTACTTTTAATACTTATAATAAATGTACATAACAGGAACTGGATATCCTATTAATAGTGAcattatttgtcttttcgattatagtagcaaaaaaatattctaaacaaTAAAACCGATTTagagacaaaacaacagttgttaaaacacgcttacagttaaaataatctttttattctgttgaaAGAAAATGAGCGTGGTCtatacacctagcagacaaagagcaatttatgtttaattattattaagttagtttcctaatagaaacaaaagtgtcaACTTACAACATGACAAGCCAGTCACCAGTTGTAGCACCTGTGGAAGATTGAGTTAAATGCTCAAATGTTTCTTCTGTTAATTCAGGTATAGGAGTTTGTTTTGCTTCTTCAATCCAATCCACAATGCTATCAGGTCCATAATCATCTAttgtaatattaaagttttctGTCAGTTacgaataaatttaacttgctttatactTGAGTGgccaaaaaacaacagtcaaaaaaaacttaatttaattgTATAACACAacccaaaaaacaaaaaaacttaatttaattgTATAACACAacccaaaaaacaaaaaaaacttaatttaattgTATAACACAacccaaaaaacaaaaaaaattaatttaattgtatAACACAacccaaaaaacaaaaaaaacttaatttaattgTATAACACAacccaaaaaacaacaaaacttaatttaattgTACAACACAAACTTATATTCTTGAATTTCTATCCGAATATTACccatcaagttacattcagggtaactcgaaagcaggcacaaggtgtatgaaccgTGTGTTGTAATTACTGGGAatgaggataaaataagtattCATAGACCACTAATTTAAGTAAAGGGAACTAAAAATAGTATCAAAAATTACTTGTTATATTcagaatatattattaataccTGGTTTATCGTATTTAAAAGGAGTGTTTCCAATGAAAAGTAACAACTGTGGAAAGTTGTTGACACCATACTCTGGGAACTTAACTGCAAGCTTGTAACTTTTGACCTGGGAGTGAAGAAAATATGTTAGGGACAATACGTTAATGGCGATATGTTGGGGTTTAGTGGTCAGGCATTAGTGGTTAGCATACAAGTATTTACAATTTTCACTActttttgcatttgtttttcctttattgtatcattattttatttatatatatacaaaaagtacttttttagtatatagtaaggtgggaaaaacgggacacctttagcagatactatgtaaatattctgatagtgttttaaacaatcaacaactgtctatgagcatcgtgaggaaacggtttcataattatctgaatattccttgtttactaccaaatgggacgagaaaatagaataaaaaaatgtcccatcttttccacccctactatatgtacaaCTCACATTTCCATCTTCAAGTTTATCTAAGTATTCAACAGCTTCATGAAAACTTGGCATTTTCTCTTTACAATCAGGACATTGGTCAAATGAAGTGTCTGAAATATTGAattcatattaaattaaaaccatacTTCAGTAAGGTAGCTGAAATCGGGCTCCATTTctataatattgtattatatagtagggtgggagaagatgggacacctttagcacataatatccaaatatcctgtgttttaaacaattaacaatggtctataagagtcgtgaggatatagttttataaatctttgaatgtttcttgtttaccattaaatgggataaaaaaatagagtcaaaagatgtcccatctttccccactccacTGTATGTCCACACAATATCTCTTAGCAATCCGCATTTTTGGtaacttacaaaaataaacaagtattTCTTCATCTCCAGCTGCAATGCTTTTAAGTAGTTGAGCTTTAGTTGTGTGAGGAACTGCATTTGGGTCAAATTCACCATTAACTTGAAGAAAGCAATGTATCACAAAGAAAATACACACTAAACTACGGGTCATGGTTATTTCCTGTGGTTATCTGAAAATTACcaaattttgacaaactttGATCTATAATTTTGTAACTCAAGTTTATAGAGTTTACTACTGATGTACACCTTTGATTGTTGGCACGTATACCTTTGATTaatagtgaagaatcctctggCATGTTTCAGATTAGGCTGATGGGAAGTGTTAGAAGTTAGTACTTTATATATGTTAGTGTTTATACGGGTTAGTGTTTAATAGTTAGAGGTTATtggttagcagataacgcaggagggattctttactagcacatAATTGTTTCATCGACGTATAAGCTaagttttataacttaaaattgtttaattttacatttattaaaaatcactTTACAGCGAAATACCAACGGAGGGGAATAACCAATCCGGGCTGACGACACGTAACAATCGTATTTATTCAACCATGTTAAATTAATCAGGGACCAAAGTACAATTTTAATACACGCTAATATAAAACGTACCTTGGAACTAGACCCGATtaattaaacactttttaaccGTCATGTTCAAAGTACATTTTCTAGCTAGTCCCTTGTAGTGTTAGGACAATTGTATTTCGCGTAGAGGACCACAGACTAAACACATTTTGCGTGGTATACATTTTTCGCAATCTTATTAATTGAttgcacatatatatatagattaagtaacgtaaataattaaataaacggtattttacagattttacAAAAGTGTTATCAAATTGCCACTGATATCATATTACGCCCGCGTCGCTGTTGCCAGCAGCAGTGACATTTGATGTTGTTTGGTTGTCTGTTTCGCGTAATTTCCGTGCGTATGCTAACACATCAATTCTGTCAACGTTTCTGTTATTTCCTGTCCAGTTTTACATAGCTAGAACTTTGTAAACAGTATGAAGCGATCGTTAGAAAAGGTGGCTGGTCTGTTATACAGAACGTCTCTTTTAACTGTACCGCATCGAAGCAAATTTAACTCAAACCTCGTGCGAACTGTTCAGACAAATGTAAAGTTACATCACAGGtggtttatataaaatatgaagtgaaaattatgtttaaatcgTGCAAAATTTCTTGGCATTTAAGTCTTGTgatttgtttaacattattgAATTGTTATAACAGCAATCATAGTATTACAAACGCCGGTACTTCAATATTTGCACAAGGTGTGAAAttcaaattgtttaaaatacgtcaCTTTTTAACTGATAAGTAGATTTCAAATGTTACTTTTGTACAAGAAGAACTGTTGAGTACGAGTGGTTTCAAAAATGTTCTTATACATTTAACTTAGTTTTTGTAATACGTAAATTTGTGCCCAAATCTCAGGTCACTTAACATGTATTAGGGCGTATAGGAACTCATTATTATAATGTAGGGCAACGATTGTTAGCAGAAAGTAGTAAATTGGGTATAGATAATTTGGAATATGTTTTCTATGCACATttactttaaacataaaatataaaatgcagTGTATTTTGACACAATTAACATTTGATGTTCCAATTACCTACAAAAttgcatatgtggtaatttgtaagcgggcacgaggtgtgtgaaacagaacgccaACAGCTGTTGTTGCCCCAATTATCcttataagaataaaaaagtgacatTTATCCATTCTTTTATTCAGACCTATCTGCATTTATTCTCATGTAAGCCAGCGGAATCTCTACGAGCCTTTACCTGAGGCTACAGTCGAACATGTTCCAACTTTTTATGATCAATATGTTTTCCCACAACCTCCAGATGTTATATCAGAAGAAGAACATACAGGTAAAAAGATTGCCTTATCTTTAAttcattataaacattatgtttaacTACTTTTGCTGCCAGTTATTAAGAAATGTTTTTCTACCTacctggtatatatatatataattattgtcACGAAatgttagaataaaaaaagtaattttattcTAACATTTCGTGACAATACTTTAtcagaatttttaattttatatctgCATTGAATATCTATTGTACAATATAACCACTAAACAGTAATAAACTTATGGCCTTACATAGgagttttttaattacaaatttttttaggaaatttaaaaaacattcaagtaACAAAGTTTACTAGAATACTattgcttgtttaaaacaaaataacaacacaattttttacaaaaactgaaTTTGCAAAAGTTTTCATGTGAAAACTGTTAAGTgttgctaaaaaaaataaaaggtcaaatataaatatgttaccattgtgggtagggatgcacattacagaatttcgaatccatgagagtCCAAATTATCAATCATGcactaaaaatattatttaccaaaaaataaacatggaACTCATAAGTGGNNNNNNNNNNNNNNNNNNNNNNNNNNNNNNNNNNNNNNNNNNNNNNNNNNcacaaagtaacatacatggtaactcgtaagctggcgcgaggtgttaaaccgtgttataacgactgtcgcgcgatgataaagtaagttacattcattcattcaaatatataatagtagCTTTTTGTTTCTACAGTTGTAATACGTAAAGTAAATGAATGCATTGCTGAAGCTCAAAACCAACGATTGTTTGCTGTGGTTGTGTATGGGGCCAAACATTACAAAGTGACAGACCTTGATTTAATTCAAACTACTGGTTATATAGACGCAGAACCTGGGGAGAAAATACGACTTGAAAAGGTGAAGTAAAGTGTTatcgttttaattaaaatcattagTTTCGAATCAAAATCTAAAATGGGcagtttttgtaaataactATAATGGGTCTACCagtaattcaaaaataaatatctaaaGCATGCAAAATATagaagttacaaaatatagGCTATAggtgtaaaaatacattaggGCCTAATGTGTAGGCCTATggaataaaaagtatatatttgaaaaaaatctaaaagtgtataaaagcaaaatattctAACCAAAATAACCTACAGtaacaatttataaagtttaaaaaaataaaattatatatatttataaatgagATTAAAATGGaactaattttttatatcAGGTTTTTATTGCTcaattaaagaaataaattttattttaggttttacTTGTTGGTGGAAAAGATTTCACAATTGTTGGTCGTCCGATATTGAAACGTAGTTTGGCGAAAGTAGAAGCGGTTGTGGTGGAAAAAACTCCAGGAgctcaaaaaataattcaacgttatattaaaaagaaaaattttcaaagaaaatacGGTAagatgttgaatgaatgtaacttgctttatccttgcggaGCCGGAATGCGACAGTTCGGAATGCGAcataacactttttttataattttcatggccggaaaacgacagttttcgtaacacttttttataatttttatggccggaaaacgacagtttttatatgtaacttgctttatttttgcgtggccggaaaacgacagtttttataaggtgttctgtttcatccaCCTTGTGCCACCTTaggagttactatgtatgtatgtatctTTATGGGTAAATGTTGGTAAAATACTAGAGTGCACagagttgtttaaacataaatttatattgcAGTTTATACACCTGTGCATACTGTGCTGAGAATAACTCGTGTAGAAGCATATCCGGGCATTGAATGAGTGGACCTTGACTTCTCATATCTATTCATTCTTCAGCATCAAATCGTTGAACTTCACTCTTTAAAATGTGGCCATAATTTTACTTGCTGTGAACAACCAACTGTAAAATTTTTGGACATTTTTGCCTTTCTAAGTTAGTTAAACAAGAAAGAGGAAAAGGATTTTTGTGCTAAACCAATCAAACACCACCTTCTGGACTTTGTTTTATCACTTTAATATCAAGCTGCTCCTTCATATTGATAATCTGTTTCATGCCTTTTTATAGCAGATAATTATTTCTGActtgaattttgtttgtagAGCTGTTATATCATGTAGGTAGTTTATAGGTACCACACTGTTATTAATTATGTCAGTCCTTGCAAGTTTGGTACGATGTCTTGTGGCTTGTTTTGCTTGTTTGGTGATCTTCTGCTCTGTACCTGTTTATGTGGTATTACTGGTcaggtaagttacattctaaAATTTatgacttaatttttaaatatatatatgttttttattgggGAGACTAATCTGGATTttcattaaagtaaaaatagaattaattatgtgaaatattaaaacatgtgtAAAGTACGGTACATTCTGTAATTGGTAATTACCTACAGTTTAATCATACATTAAGTTGAAGGTGTGGCTTTTACCACTTATGGTAATTAAGGGATTTGCAGTAATTCTAATTATATGC
It encodes:
- the LOC100179436 gene encoding thioredoxin domain-containing protein isoform X2, translating into MTRSLVCIFFVIHCFLQVNGEFDPNAVPHTTKAQLLKSIAAGDEEILVYFYTSFDQCPDCKEKMPSFHEAVEYLDKLEDGNVKSYKLAVKFPEYGVNNFPQLLLFIGNTPFKYDKPDDYGPDSIVDWIEEAKQTPIPELTEETFEHLTQSSTGATTGDWLVMFADGKRPDCMKPNLPDIGTAAVRLRRRKNVAIFDTSSNSSTVYRFGMNPVGHCVKILFFHRTDLYHYKSEDLSSTSLVNFMLEGYTKQEPLTVPPPLDKSSEKLEGMIDQLHGLFKDHASTSELAFMSGVACGLVFVVCAVIFILKRYQKRKLL
- the LOC100179436 gene encoding thioredoxin domain-containing protein isoform X1 — protein: MTRSLVCIFFVIHCFLQVNGEFDPNAVPHTTKAQLLKSIAAGDEEILVYFYTSFDQCPDCKEKMPSFHEAVEYLDKLEDGNVKSYKLAVKFPEYGVNNFPQLLLFIGNTPFKYDKPDDYGPDSIVDWIEEAKQTPIPELTEETFEHLTQSSTGATTGDWLVMFADGKRPDCMKPNLPDIGTAAVRLRRRKNVAIFDTSSNSSTVYRFGMNPVGHCVKILFIKKTEVPMKHARGNLLSYSFHRTDLYHYKSEDLSSTSLVNFMLEGYTKQEPLTVPPPLDKSSEKLEGMIDQLHGLFKDHASTSELAFMSGVACGLVFVVCAVIFILKRYQKRKLL